Proteins found in one Exiguobacterium sp. 9-2 genomic segment:
- a CDS encoding SDR family oxidoreductase, whose protein sequence is MIQDKVVIITGASSGIGEATAKELAKQGAKLVLAARREDRLQELVKAVEAEGGQAVYQVTDVTDREQVDALAKLAKDKFGSVDVIVNNAGLMPLSHLHKNQQDEWNTMVDVNIKGVLHGIGAVLPYMREQKSGHVINISSVAGHEVMPSSAVYSGTKFAVRAITEGLRKEESVDNHIRATIISPGAVDTELKDHISDEEIKQGIGDLKAIDASAIARAIAYAVNEPEDVAVNEILIRPTAQR, encoded by the coding sequence ATGATTCAAGATAAAGTCGTCATCATTACAGGGGCATCAAGCGGTATCGGGGAAGCAACCGCGAAAGAGCTTGCGAAACAAGGAGCAAAACTCGTTCTTGCTGCACGTCGGGAAGATCGTTTGCAAGAGCTTGTCAAAGCGGTTGAAGCTGAAGGTGGTCAAGCCGTTTATCAAGTGACGGATGTTACCGATCGTGAGCAAGTTGATGCACTCGCAAAACTTGCGAAAGACAAGTTTGGTTCTGTTGATGTCATCGTCAACAACGCTGGATTAATGCCACTATCGCACCTCCATAAGAATCAGCAGGACGAATGGAACACGATGGTCGACGTCAACATTAAAGGCGTACTCCATGGAATCGGAGCAGTCCTGCCGTATATGCGCGAACAAAAAAGCGGACATGTCATCAACATCTCTTCTGTCGCCGGTCATGAAGTCATGCCGTCGAGCGCCGTCTACAGCGGTACGAAATTCGCGGTGCGCGCCATCACGGAAGGTCTTCGTAAGGAAGAATCGGTCGACAATCACATCCGTGCAACAATCATCTCACCGGGAGCGGTCGATACGGAATTGAAGGACCATATCTCGGATGAAGAGATCAAACAAGGAATTGGTGACTTGAAAGCCATTGATGCGAGCGCGATTGCGCGTGCTATCGCATATGCTGTCAACGAACCAGAAGATGTCGCGGTCAACGAAATCTTAATTCGTCCGACAGCGCAACGTTAA
- a CDS encoding alpha/beta fold hydrolase, with the protein MERIMQHQGKQVTYYDDGSTGRPLLVLPSLGGTYQDWADILTKLTPEYRVVSFHPHEWSDDYMDGTTGILRQIDQFLSATNITIPVTLVGHSYGGLVAQAFALHCPERVAGLVLVEATSVDLEELDQLDTPTLDQEGDDAVWIERFAELATATDLRDRFPDGDDRTDWNPAYYQAMHAIISKWKSDAKALQPLMRDLGFPMTVLGRDKTNSIQTMIAAGFPEDELERMENKWQELIRRQANLSYQANVTFVPGTSHLMHRDRPDVVASAILTLHQPKEFTV; encoded by the coding sequence ATGGAACGAATTATGCAACATCAGGGAAAACAAGTGACGTACTACGATGACGGTTCGACAGGTCGACCGTTGTTAGTATTACCATCACTCGGTGGAACGTATCAGGACTGGGCGGACATTCTGACGAAACTAACACCGGAATATCGCGTCGTCAGCTTTCATCCGCACGAATGGTCAGACGATTATATGGACGGAACGACCGGCATCTTACGCCAAATCGACCAGTTTCTCAGCGCAACGAATATCACGATCCCGGTCACACTCGTCGGACATTCATACGGTGGTCTCGTCGCACAAGCTTTCGCTTTACATTGTCCGGAACGTGTCGCCGGTCTCGTCCTCGTCGAGGCGACATCCGTTGACTTAGAAGAACTTGATCAGCTCGATACACCGACGCTCGATCAAGAAGGGGACGACGCCGTCTGGATCGAACGATTCGCGGAATTAGCGACAGCAACTGATTTACGTGACCGTTTCCCGGATGGTGACGACCGTACGGATTGGAACCCAGCGTACTATCAGGCGATGCATGCCATCATTTCAAAGTGGAAGAGTGATGCGAAGGCGCTTCAGCCACTCATGCGCGATCTTGGGTTCCCGATGACCGTTCTCGGTCGGGATAAAACGAACTCAATCCAGACGATGATAGCAGCCGGTTTTCCGGAAGATGAACTCGAACGAATGGAAAATAAATGGCAGGAATTAATACGGCGACAGGCGAATCTATCCTATCAGGCGAACGTGACGTTCGTTCCGGGCACATCTCACCTGATGCATCGCGATCGTCCGGACGTCGTCGCAAGCGCGATTTTGACACTACATCAACCGAAGGAGTTTACCGTATGA
- a CDS encoding sensor domain-containing diguanylate cyclase: MLLSFRLFHQQQPDTIALCKDIFYVFEVHPEYRFRYISPSLDDHIGKGVAAASYMDPDQCFARIHPEDIEVLMSKISGDCDYDQPFRQRWRTNDGTYVWFEEYATPIRENGQIVAIQGVIRNIDEQLKSQQALLDQYRIDALTRLGNRHAFNEAVRDLDQEKATYGLILLDLNELKDLNDRFGHAVGDALLEQTGLCIRRLTDHGYRIGGDEFVLIDDSPSIELFEGFVEHVRSTFATHEIGLAIGAVHTTSGRRVDDVLHEADEQMYQEKMNERLSRQHGLMGLKQ, from the coding sequence ATGTTGCTCAGTTTCCGGTTATTCCACCAGCAACAACCGGATACAATTGCATTATGTAAAGATATCTTCTACGTGTTTGAAGTCCATCCGGAATATCGATTCCGATATATTAGTCCGTCCCTCGATGACCATATCGGCAAGGGAGTGGCAGCAGCCAGCTATATGGATCCGGATCAGTGTTTTGCAAGGATTCATCCGGAAGACATCGAAGTCTTGATGTCGAAGATTTCGGGCGACTGTGACTACGATCAACCGTTCCGGCAACGCTGGCGGACAAATGACGGGACGTACGTCTGGTTCGAAGAATATGCGACACCGATTCGTGAAAATGGACAGATTGTTGCCATCCAAGGGGTGATCCGTAACATTGACGAGCAGTTGAAATCACAACAGGCATTACTCGATCAATACCGTATCGATGCCTTGACACGGCTTGGGAATCGCCATGCCTTCAACGAGGCTGTCCGCGATCTCGATCAAGAGAAGGCGACGTATGGATTGATTCTGCTTGACTTGAATGAACTAAAGGATCTTAACGACCGGTTCGGTCACGCGGTCGGTGACGCCTTGCTTGAACAAACAGGACTTTGCATCCGCCGCTTAACAGATCATGGTTACCGGATCGGTGGTGATGAATTTGTCTTGATTGACGATAGTCCGTCGATTGAGCTGTTCGAGGGATTCGTTGAACACGTTCGCTCAACGTTCGCGACACACGAAATCGGACTCGCAATCGGCGCCGTTCATACGACATCAGGACGCCGTGTCGACGACGTCCTGCATGAGGCAGATGAGCAGATGTATCAAGAAAAGATGAATGAGCGCTTAAGTCGCCAGCATGGATTGATGGGCTTGAAGCAATAA
- a CDS encoding DUF4256 domain-containing protein produces MNEQLTVFRDRFEATPDYHDGLLFIEVESRLTPSKRSALAWMEQTGGEPNVVNLDGRFVIIDTVKESPAGRRSVCFDEVARLGRKKNAPEASVESMIEALDLDLLTPEQYQKLQTQFSLDEKTSSWLATPDVIRQKGGALFGDRRYETTFIYHNGVDSYYASRGFRVLLELE; encoded by the coding sequence ATGAATGAACAATTAACGGTGTTTCGTGATCGCTTTGAAGCTACACCTGATTACCACGATGGTCTTTTGTTTATTGAGGTCGAGTCACGTCTGACACCTTCAAAACGATCAGCACTCGCTTGGATGGAACAAACAGGAGGAGAACCGAATGTCGTAAACCTTGATGGACGATTCGTCATCATCGATACGGTCAAAGAGAGTCCAGCTGGTCGACGAAGCGTTTGTTTTGACGAAGTCGCTCGACTCGGTCGAAAGAAAAATGCGCCCGAAGCTAGCGTCGAGTCAATGATTGAAGCACTCGATCTCGACCTGTTGACACCAGAACAATATCAAAAACTTCAGACACAGTTTTCGCTTGACGAAAAGACCTCCAGTTGGCTCGCAACACCAGACGTGATTCGTCAAAAAGGTGGCGCTTTGTTTGGAGATCGTCGTTATGAGACGACATTCATCTATCACAACGGAGTGGATTCCTATTATGCGAGCCGCGGATTCCGTGTTTTACTTGAATTGGAATAA
- a CDS encoding Asp23/Gls24 family envelope stress response protein: protein MANEVNPTTENEVVRENKLTFEDQVIKKIAGIASNEVTGILSMSGGFMSGLTDRLRSTEDITKGIGAEVGERQVALDLKVIVEYGKNIPSIFQETVAKIKKSISDMTGLEVVEVNMHVEDVMTRAEFEAKNKSNNEQEEKSRELQ from the coding sequence ATGGCAAACGAAGTAAACCCAACAACTGAAAACGAAGTGGTACGCGAGAATAAATTGACATTCGAAGATCAAGTCATCAAAAAAATTGCTGGGATCGCGTCGAACGAAGTGACAGGCATTTTGTCAATGAGTGGTGGATTCATGAGTGGACTGACGGATCGTCTCCGGAGCACGGAAGACATCACAAAAGGAATTGGTGCCGAAGTGGGAGAACGTCAAGTTGCACTCGATTTGAAAGTCATTGTCGAATACGGCAAAAATATTCCGTCAATTTTCCAAGAGACAGTCGCTAAAATCAAAAAATCAATCAGTGACATGACTGGCCTTGAAGTCGTTGAAGTCAATATGCATGTCGAGGATGTCATGACACGTGCCGAGTTCGAAGCTAAAAATAAATCGAACAACGAACAAGAAGAAAAAAGCCGCGAACTGCAATAA
- a CDS encoding DUF2273 domain-containing protein: MKTREALYPYRFRLIGGLAGLILAILFLTIGFGPTILIVAFAAIGFLIGKWRDGALDIEGWIQFFQRD; this comes from the coding sequence ATGAAGACAAGAGAAGCACTCTATCCGTATCGGTTCCGACTGATCGGGGGACTTGCCGGTCTAATCCTCGCCATCTTATTCCTGACGATTGGCTTTGGTCCGACAATCCTTATCGTTGCCTTCGCAGCAATTGGATTTTTAATTGGAAAATGGCGCGATGGTGCACTCGACATTGAAGGGTGGATTCAGTTCTTTCAACGGGACTGA
- a CDS encoding HAD family hydrolase, translated as MIRALLFDLDETLHDRSGSLPYFLRDQHQRFREVAHVPIDDYITTFLLLDQEGRVWKDVVYTEMIRRFELSLSVEVLLHDYVTRYPIFARSFPGVDTFFAQLPPELPIGLLSNGRTTFQRAVCDAIGLSPSFTQIGISEQEGVRKPDPAFFLRLTDRLGVRPDEVLYVGDHYDHDILPARALGMQTIWKRTGDVPLTDTQFSDWCQLPSPLQDLIRKENQP; from the coding sequence TTGATTCGTGCTTTATTGTTTGATTTAGACGAGACGTTACATGACCGGTCCGGTTCTCTTCCCTATTTCCTTCGGGATCAGCATCAACGTTTTCGTGAAGTTGCGCATGTTCCGATCGACGACTACATCACGACGTTCTTATTGCTTGATCAAGAAGGACGCGTCTGGAAGGACGTCGTCTATACGGAAATGATTCGTCGCTTCGAATTGTCGCTTTCTGTTGAAGTACTGCTACACGACTACGTGACGCGTTATCCGATCTTCGCACGGAGCTTTCCGGGAGTCGACACCTTTTTTGCGCAATTACCGCCTGAGCTACCCATCGGCTTACTGTCGAACGGTCGGACGACGTTCCAACGTGCCGTCTGTGACGCAATCGGACTGTCTCCCTCCTTTACGCAGATCGGGATCTCGGAACAAGAAGGCGTCCGTAAACCGGATCCGGCATTTTTCTTGCGCTTAACTGACCGTTTAGGTGTTCGCCCGGACGAAGTCCTTTATGTCGGCGACCATTACGACCACGACATCTTACCGGCGCGCGCCCTCGGCATGCAGACGATTTGGAAGCGCACAGGCGATGTTCCATTGACTGACACGCAATTTTCGGACTGGTGCCAGTTACCTTCCCCACTCCAAGACCTGATACGAAAGGAGAACCAGCCATGA
- the nikA gene encoding nickel ABC transporter substrate-binding protein codes for MSTYKTTCLIGSVLLSLTLAGCVSSEKKSDQAHLTFVYNFATQSLDPHRDSSYVPLRAGVTETLVRLDDERLTVEPWLAKKWSYEGKRTWRIVLQDDVTFHNGKQLDAAGVKSSLERSIQENPGVKNALNIKTIKTDGPDLLIQTKTTYPEFISELVNPNTAIIDTDADGVTQQPIGTGPFQVERFAPGTKVELKRFSSYWQEQAKLASIDFVFNEDAGARTNALRAGQADIVYRPEIESVKQLKSEGLTVQATDTFRVHQVTMNVANGPMQSLEVRQAMDALINRQQLVDHVLQGYAVKARGPFLSSFPFAPEYPKQEQKTPEEWLKQAGYIKRDGLMQKDGRPLTLMLLTYAARPDLPMIAQVIQDDAKKIGVTIKIKQIDVPEEYMASNRDWDMATYSNLTAPRGDAGYYLNATYHPNGGLNFSRVTDPVLTKQVETLNRTLEVDERSRLAEQIARYVDQKRYNSFLLHPSTLVAYDSKRVKGWKTEKSEYYMITSTLRVNE; via the coding sequence ATGTCTACATATAAAACAACATGCCTCATCGGGAGTGTCTTACTGAGTTTGACACTTGCCGGTTGTGTTTCTTCTGAAAAAAAGTCAGATCAAGCGCATTTGACGTTCGTTTATAACTTCGCGACACAATCACTCGATCCACATCGGGACAGTAGTTATGTTCCGCTCCGCGCGGGAGTAACGGAGACGCTCGTTCGTCTGGATGACGAACGATTGACGGTCGAGCCGTGGCTCGCGAAGAAATGGTCCTACGAAGGAAAACGAACATGGCGGATCGTCTTACAAGACGACGTGACATTCCATAATGGAAAACAACTTGATGCCGCTGGGGTCAAATCGTCACTTGAGCGCTCGATTCAGGAAAATCCGGGTGTCAAAAATGCCTTGAACATCAAGACCATCAAAACAGACGGACCGGATTTGCTCATTCAAACGAAGACGACCTATCCGGAGTTCATCTCAGAACTCGTTAATCCGAACACGGCAATCATCGATACGGATGCAGACGGTGTGACACAACAACCGATCGGTACAGGACCGTTTCAAGTCGAGCGATTTGCTCCCGGAACAAAAGTCGAATTAAAGCGCTTTTCGTCGTACTGGCAAGAACAAGCGAAACTCGCTTCGATTGATTTCGTCTTCAACGAAGACGCCGGAGCACGGACGAATGCTTTACGTGCCGGACAAGCGGATATTGTCTATCGTCCAGAGATCGAGAGTGTCAAACAACTGAAATCGGAAGGGTTGACGGTTCAAGCGACAGATACGTTTCGTGTCCATCAGGTGACGATGAATGTCGCGAATGGACCGATGCAATCGCTTGAAGTCCGACAAGCGATGGACGCTTTGATTAATCGACAACAGCTCGTCGACCATGTTCTTCAAGGGTATGCTGTTAAAGCACGCGGTCCGTTCCTATCATCATTCCCGTTCGCTCCAGAGTATCCGAAGCAAGAGCAGAAGACACCTGAAGAATGGCTAAAGCAAGCAGGCTACATAAAACGAGATGGCTTGATGCAAAAAGATGGTCGTCCCTTAACGTTAATGTTATTGACGTATGCCGCTAGACCTGACTTACCAATGATTGCCCAAGTCATCCAGGACGACGCGAAAAAGATCGGTGTGACGATCAAGATCAAGCAAATTGATGTCCCGGAAGAATATATGGCGAGTAACCGGGACTGGGACATGGCGACATACAGCAATCTGACAGCTCCTCGCGGTGATGCCGGGTATTACTTGAATGCGACCTATCATCCAAACGGAGGATTGAACTTCAGTCGTGTTACAGATCCAGTCTTGACGAAACAAGTCGAGACGTTGAATCGAACGCTTGAGGTCGATGAGCGCTCACGTCTTGCTGAGCAGATTGCACGATATGTCGATCAAAAGCGTTACAACAGCTTCTTGCTCCATCCTTCGACGCTTGTCGCCTATGACAGCAAACGTGTCAAAGGGTGGAAGACAGAAAAAAGTGAGTACTATATGATCACGAGTACGCTTCGGGTGAACGAGTAA
- a CDS encoding ABC transporter ATP-binding protein, with protein sequence MEGTFQCKQMGKSFSGDGVETHALQDIDVTLEAGDFISIIGPSGSGKSTLLSLIGTLDRPTSGELHYDGKPINKLNSKELSDFRFENIGFIFQQFHLIPTLTALENVMAPLFGRKVPYDKKERAEQLLAQVGLADKAGSLPSQLSGGQQQRVAVARALVHEPKWLLADEPTGNLDTDTGEIIFNLLRSLNEEKGCGVLFVTHDPALAERANRTIEMRDGVIIEDRLVRV encoded by the coding sequence ATGGAAGGAACATTTCAATGCAAACAGATGGGAAAATCATTTTCAGGAGACGGCGTCGAGACACATGCGTTACAAGACATCGACGTGACACTTGAGGCGGGCGACTTCATTTCGATCATCGGACCTTCGGGATCTGGAAAATCAACGTTACTCAGTCTAATCGGCACGCTCGATCGACCGACGAGCGGGGAGTTGCATTATGACGGGAAACCAATCAACAAATTGAACAGTAAAGAATTATCCGACTTTCGCTTCGAAAACATCGGCTTCATCTTCCAGCAGTTTCATTTGATTCCGACGCTGACGGCGCTTGAAAATGTCATGGCGCCACTGTTTGGTCGGAAAGTACCGTATGATAAAAAAGAACGCGCCGAGCAGTTACTCGCGCAAGTCGGTCTCGCCGATAAAGCAGGCAGTTTGCCGTCGCAACTTTCCGGTGGACAACAACAACGGGTCGCCGTTGCCCGAGCACTCGTTCATGAACCGAAATGGTTGCTTGCCGATGAGCCAACAGGGAACCTCGATACAGATACGGGAGAAATCATCTTCAATCTTTTACGGTCATTAAACGAAGAGAAAGGGTGTGGCGTCTTGTTTGTCACCCACGACCCGGCACTTGCGGAACGAGCGAATCGAACGATCGAGATGCGAGACGGCGTTATTATCGAAGATCGTCTCGTCCGTGTCTGA
- a CDS encoding methyl-accepting chemotaxis protein, with the protein MSMHEQVTQVTDTQVIRAIEQNLAIIRFDDRRKVAYVNELFARTMGYEVEELIGKYHRDLCFPAFVNSPDYELFWRKLMQGITYQDKIERRAADGQQKWLEATYMPIYSDDGRRVVGVSKIASDITIRQQDVLRMAAELNETSAFLTVKSESGRQDGLNVLATVQQIESESVENLSSLVALRKDANSITDIVKTIREIAAQTNLLALNAAIEAARAGEHGRGFDVVATEVRNLSNKVSHSIGEIKENIEGIVERIKEVSHSIERISSKVKDSTGQLEHTVSEFDQLADSAKQLEHQAKQFVDVL; encoded by the coding sequence ATGTCGATGCATGAGCAAGTAACACAGGTCACCGACACACAAGTCATCCGGGCAATCGAACAAAATCTAGCCATCATTCGTTTTGATGATCGACGCAAAGTCGCATACGTAAATGAGTTGTTTGCCCGGACGATGGGGTACGAAGTGGAAGAGTTAATCGGTAAATACCATCGTGATCTCTGTTTTCCGGCTTTCGTTAATAGTCCAGATTACGAGCTGTTTTGGCGAAAATTGATGCAAGGCATCACGTATCAGGATAAGATTGAACGCCGGGCTGCTGACGGACAACAGAAGTGGCTCGAAGCGACATATATGCCGATTTACTCGGATGACGGACGCCGGGTCGTCGGGGTCTCGAAAATTGCATCGGACATCACGATTCGCCAGCAGGACGTTTTACGAATGGCGGCCGAACTCAACGAGACATCAGCCTTCTTGACGGTCAAATCGGAAAGTGGTCGACAAGACGGTTTGAACGTTCTTGCGACTGTCCAACAAATCGAGTCGGAATCCGTCGAGAACTTATCGAGTCTTGTCGCCTTGCGTAAAGATGCAAACTCGATCACTGACATCGTCAAGACGATCCGTGAAATTGCGGCGCAGACGAATCTACTCGCCTTGAATGCGGCAATTGAGGCAGCACGTGCTGGAGAACATGGACGCGGATTCGATGTCGTCGCGACCGAAGTCCGAAACCTGTCGAATAAAGTCTCGCATTCGATCGGAGAAATCAAGGAGAATATCGAAGGGATCGTTGAGCGGATCAAGGAGGTCTCGCACAGTATCGAACGGATTTCAAGCAAGGTAAAGGACAGTACCGGTCAGCTTGAACATACGGTGAGTGAGTTCGATCAGTTGGCTGATTCTGCGAAACAACTGGAGCACCAGGCAAAACAATTCGTCGACGTTTTATAA
- the amaP gene encoding alkaline shock response membrane anchor protein AmaP, whose product MNGFNRFLLVIIGILGLISVGLLVLGVYDVPRLSSLIEQWQDQQWYSYTVLSIGGFLAFVFVILLFTGLFSRSKGQRLLIQTGDGTITISKETIERTALESIRGIGGVRTPRVHADIHSKKETVALKVDCSVFGQDGLPTIAKEIQERAKQAVESLLELPVTSTKVTISDTKTKTSERVV is encoded by the coding sequence ATGAATGGGTTCAATCGATTCTTACTCGTCATCATAGGCATACTCGGACTAATCAGTGTCGGGCTGCTTGTGCTCGGTGTGTATGATGTTCCACGGCTTAGTTCGTTAATCGAGCAGTGGCAGGATCAGCAATGGTATAGCTATACCGTTCTATCCATTGGAGGATTTTTAGCATTCGTATTCGTTATTCTATTATTCACAGGATTATTTAGCCGCTCGAAAGGTCAACGACTGTTGATTCAAACGGGTGACGGAACGATTACGATTTCGAAGGAGACGATCGAACGGACGGCTTTAGAGTCGATTCGTGGGATCGGTGGTGTACGGACACCGCGTGTCCATGCCGATATCCATTCGAAAAAAGAAACGGTCGCTTTAAAAGTCGACTGCTCGGTCTTTGGACAAGATGGGTTACCGACGATTGCGAAGGAAATTCAAGAACGAGCTAAACAAGCTGTCGAATCCTTACTTGAGTTGCCAGTAACGAGTACGAAAGTCACGATCAGTGACACGAAAACGAAAACATCGGAACGTGTCGTCTAA
- a CDS encoding alpha/beta fold hydrolase, translated as MTRMYVLHGLMGTAATHFAPQLSALADDFTFIPIDLPGHGMTTEPVTEDYLQQATRAIRERMAQEGPGWILGLSLGATLAMQLALDPPDELEGVCITGFSPFIPKAMEPLMRKQREFFLDLEQQAPEIADQFEQLHGPGWKTTARAVLDLMTFRFPALTETMLQSITLPVVILNGTNETYEVDATAFVAEHVPNVIVLPVEGAGHTANLDQPERFNTLLLQAHQSMLAT; from the coding sequence ATGACACGCATGTACGTACTGCATGGGTTAATGGGAACGGCAGCGACACACTTTGCACCACAGCTCTCCGCTTTAGCGGATGATTTTACGTTTATTCCGATTGATCTGCCTGGTCACGGAATGACGACGGAACCGGTAACGGAGGATTACTTACAACAAGCAACACGTGCCATCCGCGAACGGATGGCACAGGAAGGTCCAGGATGGATTCTCGGGTTGTCGCTTGGCGCGACGCTTGCGATGCAACTGGCACTCGATCCACCGGACGAACTCGAAGGAGTATGTATCACGGGTTTTTCACCATTCATTCCTAAAGCGATGGAACCGCTGATGCGCAAGCAACGAGAGTTCTTCCTCGACCTCGAACAGCAAGCACCGGAAATTGCCGACCAGTTCGAACAGTTGCATGGTCCTGGCTGGAAAACGACGGCGCGGGCAGTCCTTGATTTGATGACATTCCGTTTCCCGGCACTGACGGAAACGATGCTGCAGTCGATCACCTTACCGGTCGTCATCCTAAATGGAACGAATGAAACATACGAAGTCGACGCAACCGCGTTCGTTGCGGAACACGTGCCGAACGTCATCGTCTTACCAGTCGAGGGAGCCGGGCATACAGCGAATCTCGATCAACCGGAACGCTTCAACACCTTATTGCTTCAAGCCCATCAATCCATGCTGGCGACTTAA
- a CDS encoding glucose 1-dehydrogenase, which produces MRLTGKTIIVTGAGSGMGEAMAKLFAQEGARIVAADIRLETVERVVSDIKEAGGEAMAVASDIAQQKAAGQLIKQAIDAFGKLDVLVNNAGIMDGMEGVADISDERWDHVLTVNTTGTMRLMREAVKHFKEVKGGVILNNISIGGLNGARAGAAYTASKHAVIGLTKNTAFFYAGDGIRCNGIAPGAVETNIGQSMSNLNEFGMGRAMLGMGLNPRAGQPNEIANLALFLVSDEASFINGAIVVADGGWSAY; this is translated from the coding sequence ATGCGACTAACAGGAAAAACGATCATCGTCACCGGAGCCGGCTCAGGAATGGGTGAAGCCATGGCAAAATTGTTTGCACAAGAAGGCGCACGAATCGTCGCAGCGGACATTCGGTTGGAAACCGTTGAACGGGTCGTCTCTGACATCAAGGAAGCGGGCGGAGAAGCGATGGCTGTTGCGAGTGATATCGCACAACAAAAGGCAGCAGGACAACTCATCAAACAAGCAATCGACGCTTTCGGTAAACTGGACGTTCTCGTCAATAATGCCGGGATCATGGACGGGATGGAGGGCGTGGCAGACATCTCAGATGAACGTTGGGATCATGTCCTTACAGTCAATACGACAGGAACGATGCGTCTGATGCGCGAAGCGGTCAAACATTTCAAGGAAGTAAAAGGTGGTGTCATTCTGAATAACATCTCGATTGGCGGTCTAAACGGTGCCCGAGCAGGAGCAGCCTATACGGCTTCCAAACACGCCGTCATCGGTCTGACGAAGAATACCGCCTTCTTTTATGCCGGAGATGGTATTCGCTGTAACGGAATCGCACCTGGAGCTGTCGAGACGAACATCGGACAATCGATGTCGAATCTGAATGAATTCGGGATGGGGCGCGCGATGCTTGGCATGGGTCTCAATCCACGAGCCGGTCAGCCGAATGAAATCGCAAATTTGGCATTGTTTCTCGTGTCCGACGAGGCGAGTTTCATCAACGGGGCAATCGTCGTCGCAGATGGGGGATGGAGTGCGTATTAA
- a CDS encoding LLM class flavin-dependent oxidoreductase — translation MRLGILDQVPLHEGDTVEATMEATERLVLEAERLGYERYWFAEHHNTNGLLSASPELFIARMGAQTSKIKLGSGGVLLPQYHPLKVAESFATLDAFYPGRIELGIGNSPGGSERTRLALTDGEKNRASEFSRLVQETAGFLTDSLSNRHPYRIVKTTPRDRQASPISILGLSPRSAQIAAEQDRGLVFGHFINPDRWEETLSTYREAGGTDVIVCVFVICAPTQEEAERLARTQDAWIQGVRLGNSIVPSFASTEAKIWNDVQAERIRKDRRRAIVGTPDVVAQELEALATRYQTDQFLLINNAFDQEKRLQSYQLIAERLL, via the coding sequence ATGCGACTAGGAATACTGGATCAAGTACCATTGCATGAGGGCGATACGGTCGAAGCGACGATGGAAGCGACGGAACGACTCGTCTTAGAAGCCGAGCGACTCGGTTACGAACGGTACTGGTTCGCAGAACACCATAATACGAACGGTTTGCTCAGTGCATCACCGGAGTTGTTCATTGCCCGAATGGGTGCGCAGACTTCAAAAATCAAACTTGGTTCAGGTGGAGTGTTGTTACCGCAATATCATCCGCTAAAAGTGGCCGAGAGTTTTGCAACACTCGACGCCTTTTATCCGGGACGGATCGAACTTGGGATCGGCAATTCTCCGGGTGGAAGTGAGCGGACACGACTTGCCTTGACAGATGGTGAAAAAAATCGGGCATCTGAGTTTAGTCGACTCGTTCAGGAAACGGCTGGCTTCTTGACAGATAGTCTATCGAATCGACACCCATACCGGATCGTCAAGACGACACCGCGTGATCGGCAAGCGTCTCCGATCTCAATCCTTGGTCTGTCGCCACGTAGTGCGCAAATTGCTGCAGAACAAGACCGTGGTCTCGTTTTTGGTCACTTCATCAATCCGGATCGTTGGGAAGAGACACTTTCCACTTATCGTGAGGCAGGAGGAACAGACGTCATCGTCTGCGTTTTCGTCATCTGTGCCCCGACGCAAGAAGAAGCAGAACGTCTCGCTCGAACTCAAGATGCCTGGATTCAAGGCGTTCGACTCGGCAATTCAATCGTTCCGTCGTTTGCCTCGACTGAAGCAAAAATCTGGAATGACGTTCAAGCGGAACGGATCCGTAAAGATCGACGGCGAGCGATTGTCGGTACACCGGACGTTGTTGCGCAGGAGCTTGAAGCATTAGCAACGCGTTATCAAACAGATCAGTTTTTACTCATCAACAATGCCTTTGATCAAGAAAAGCGATTGCAGTCGTACCAGCTCATCGCGGAGCGACTTCTTTAA